Part of the Capsicum annuum cultivar UCD-10X-F1 chromosome 12, UCD10Xv1.1, whole genome shotgun sequence genome is shown below.
AGGATGTGATACTTATCTCTACTGTTTGTTATAACAATAGTGGATCAGTTGGTTTTCTGTCGAATCTTTAGAGAGCAAATATTGCATTGACGCGAGCAAGGTACTAATTTGGTCGACAACGTTaccacatttcaaaaattttggacgtTAAGGATGATTTGGATTTGTCTGTTCTTTTTATTCATACTAAAAGATAATTGATGAACGTGTTCTTAAGTGTTTTGTTAGCTTCTTATATAGATACTGTCTTTGGATATTGAGAAATGGCTCAACATTGGTTAACAGTGGTTCCATATGGAAGAATCTAGTCGTTGATGCTAAAGCTCGTGGTTGTTACTTTGATGTTACTGACAACAACAGATTGAATCAGGCAATTTTGAATACAACCATTGAACTTGACAAGCTCAAAACTTTACTCAGAACGGACTCTCCTATATTCGAATCAGCCCAGTGGAAGGTATGCTGCTTCATTTGCCTATGATGAATATATAAGTTCTCATTCACTCTTTCTTCAAGTCAGTTTTGTAGTTTAGACTATTTGAAGGCCTTATGTTAACGCCATTTCCCATACAAATAATTGTCATGTATTTCATGTTCAACAAGTAGTTTTCCGATCTGTTGAGTTTGGAATTTGCTTGTTAAGTTTAGCCAAAATTTTGTTAGTGGTTATGTTGTCTTATATTTTTGTGTAAATGGAGATGTAACTGGTTTTGCTCTTACAAACTAACAGGTCATATTTAGTGAGGATTTTGCAAAATCTATTGCGAGAATTAAGGATGCTGAGATAAGTAAAGAAGTGATTTCCCTTTTGGTGAAGCTTTCGAGTGGTTGGCATAAGTCAGAAAAGAACAGCAAGTTCAGCAACAAAAATAGGATATCTTCTGTATTGTTGGAGGTGTACTGCGTCAACCAACTAAAATTGATTTGGACATAGATAATCTGCAGCGGAACTCAATATACGTTCAAGTATTAAAGATCTGGAACATCATACCTGGATATCTTATACCGAAGTTGGCAAAGAACCTTGACATCCATTTTGTCCAATATACAGTGGATATGATGAATTGTTGCAAATACAAACGTGTGGAACAGTACACAATGTCTTTTTTCCCCCCTCTGAACTAAATTGATACAGAGAAAGAATTTCAGTCATCTAAAAGAGAACGAGAAGTAACTTACCATAATAAATGGAACTAGTTAGTAGTAAACTAAGGTAGATCTGTCGTCCTCCTAATGATCATGGAAGTACTCCTTGTACATGGGTTGGTTATTTTCTTGgtctatatttttttgatttgtcTCTCTGTGAGCATGTGTGTATGATTTGATCGAAATTTTGATTTTACGGACTCTCCTATCTGTCTCTGTGCATATGATTTGATCGAAATTCTGATTTTATACTCtcgtgtgtatgtgtgtgtatgtttaAGGGGATGGGAATCTTACATTATGTTTGTTGTAACATGTAGAGGTTGCAGAGAATGAAGGATGGAGTGAGAGAAATGAGACAATGGTGTCACCTTATGATTCAAGAAGAAGAAACTTCCCATGAAGAAAACAGGATTGTTATGGTAATTGAACATTTCTTTTCCtatcaaattttcattttctatGTTACTACTGCAGTTCTTGTTGTGTTGTGTTTAATAGAGCTAATAAGATATAGCTTTTAAGCACTTAGAATCAGTTTTTTTACTATGATGGAGTTATTTCTGTTTTCTCATCATAGAGCAAAAGAACTTTTCTTCTAAAcatttaaagagttttgttttactgtgatgtttgtgattttcttttatttttttatttgttatactattatctaTCGAGCCGGCGAtctatcagaaataacctctctacttcatctgaggtagtggtatggactgcgtacactttaacACCCCCTCCCTCCTTTAGACCACACTtagtgggaatatattgggtatgttgtttttattgttttactgTGATGAGGtccttgttgttttgtttaattttaatattaaagcATAAAAAGATTCACTCCACCTCTTAAAACACTTAACACTAGTTTTTGTTTACTGTGATGGAGTTCTTGCTGTCTAGTTTAATATTCATAGTAAAGCAAAAAAAGATTTAGTCCACCACTTCAACACTTAGAAGTTAGAACTAGTTTTGTTTATTTGCTGGGCttcttgttgttttgtttaatgattGATAAGAGTAGAAAAGATTTAGCTTTTAAATACTTGAATCAGTTTTGTTTACTATGATGGGATTCTTGCAGTGTATTTGATGTTCATAATAGAGCAAAAAGGTTCTACTTTTTAAACAGTTAGAGTTAGTTCTGTTTATTGTGATGGGGTTCTTGCTGTTTTGTTTAATGTTCATTGTTCATTAGAGTAGAAAAGACTTACATTTTAAACAGTTACAATTAATCTTCTTTACTGTGATTAGGGGTTCTTGCTCTTTTGTTTAATTTCATAGTAGAGCAAAAAAAGAGTAACCTTTTAAACAGTTGTTGTTTAACATGTAAAGCTTTTTAACATGTAAATATCAAGTGGAAAACTGAAATTAAAGAGTACCTAGAAAAGGAAATAGACGTTCTTCttgaaacaaactaaaaagaaaagtaagactaACAAATTGAAATGGGGGGAGTACTTTATTTTCCAAGTTTAGTATATCAGGTTCACTAGGAAGATGGTGTTCATATAACTTATTGTTTATAATAAGGACTGAAAGTTTATCGATTGATTCTTATACTTTGCgtttttatgtagccaagtgatgcAGCTAGTGAACCTGTTTCGCCCATGGATGCAAGGAGATCACGTGATGATAATGATCCTAATGACATTCTTTGATTTCGTTGCATTTGTTTTagatattcaattatgatgatgtaattgtgtggttggagtgaaatgtagaatattgaaggttttgtgtttaaatttgattttgtagtttgaagatactagttaatgttgaaaatttggagtttgaagatgttaatgttgaaaatttaattttaaagtttaatgttcaatgtatttttgatatgtttgtcaattacaatgtttaattattctgttgtattaatgatatatgaattgaacaaatattgaattgtaggttatgcctaaaggaataattaaatttgagctaaaattagaatctataattagttATAGAAAATTGATGGGCCCtactaaaaaatttttaaaaaataaaataattgcgGACGTTTTAACCCTCgcaagttttaaataaaaatttattataaaaaaaattaaatttaaaataatagggATCAATAACCACCACAAATTAATTATGGGGGTCGTAACCGCCGCAAATTAATTATGGGTATCGGAAAAAAACCGTTGTAAATTATTTGTGACGGCTCGTATTCTGGGGGTTTTGGAAACCGCCGGAATTACATTTTGTGGGGGTTTCGTAAAATTAActataataccccacaaaatcgcgtgtcaaattcagctcgtaaagctctatgaaagatcccaagacttagaaaattttgctaagtgttcaagattcaacacttagtcttattttagacctcacaaatttggggatttatttggcgaCCTTTCCGATgtccatttttcaattttcaagttgagttaCGATCGAGAAATCTCATAGTATATtccgggtgagtttcagaatttttggagtagAGTAAAGGCATGTTTGGGTTCCTAAAACAGAAGCCCCGGGCGATTAGCCCGCGTAGCCTGCTAACTCTAGTGCTTGCCCagttttttcagcatttcagggtcaacttcaaacgatcataaatcccaatatataatgaactgtgagagcttcgatatatcaatggaaatatctttgagtcttctttccaattaaattagtttcatctcATTTGGACatttaaataaaaagttatgatcaatttatttcagcctatcagtcagtcaattagggacagatttgaccttaattgttccttaggggtattttggtcatcttccacccctatatataccccaaaCACTGGATTAAGATTTATTTGCAGCAAAATATACTcctcttctcaaaatcctctcaagaactcaagctagggtttcaatttgaaaacccaaatcccatcaattgaagaacataactcctcatttatattcaacatcaaaagaagagtttctctcaagatcataacctataacaagaatcaaatccttcttcaagaatatatgatattcaagtttttcaaactcaagagccaattaattttctctcaaaggaacaagaaccctagtcaaggaatcaagaacatgtctaagaatttcttcaagaatcttccacctaaggtatgcgtagtgttcatccacggattcctttcatccgtaggagttcaagaaccatgctttaaatactatattgtgattgtcttgttgagatatgatcatgtacatgttgatggcTATTGTTTATTCTTCAAGATGTTAATTTAGGATGATTCTCATGAAGTATgtgtgcttgtagttaaaacccatgaaattgggaggtttaagatgactaaattattaagaacacctatgccataaagtgtgcatgcaagcTGTTCGACGAAATGCCTAGAATAggcataatcatgttttcatgatttgagaGTGCTCAATTCACAAGTCCTTACTCCATATTTTATGATTTCACGTGAATTCCAGGTTGTGTGAATAGAGTTCGAATCTTTACATGTTGTTCATGATACCATGATATTTTGTGGATTCAATTGGtggaattgagttgaattatggtgttatggtgtataaaattgatcattaggcctatgccctaaatagtgcatgcaaggtgtttgttaaaatgcctaagtgaagaagaattgagcactttgacctatttgtgatctaaATAATGATTCCATGCCATATCCATGTGCTTAAgttgactcccatgctaaagctatgcctaccatgtgtttgataatgtggctcaacgaataaatgatgatcaagtacctagtcttcatgctctaagattttgccatgtctcttaagttatgccatgtctacttgatcaagatgatttctatgctattaatgtgctatgaatatgttgttggcttGTCATGAATTTAGAATTGACCATGATGTTATCTATATGAAAAGGTTATAAaaaccacatgatttatgaattcccTGTGGatgttatattatggattgttaatgttggtcaagTACTCTAGTATGTCAAGttatgtcagttttcttccatcgagtcctgggggtattcgtacccaaaaaatatagctgtgtgcctagagtcatgtcatgttttcatgatactctcagtcaagccatgtttagtagacttcagtcagctaacaaaactcagtagcatttagtcagttaatagaattcagtagtgttccgctagtcatcgaaactcaataaactcagtccatgttcagttcagttaaacagaacaatcagtaacagttcaattaattctagtatgaactaggaaatcNNNNNNNNNNNNNNNNNNNNNNNNNNNNNNNNNNNNNNNNNNNNNNNNNNNNNNNNNNNNNNNNNNNNNNNNNNNNNNNNNNNNNNNNNNNNNNNNNNNNNNNNNNNNNNNNNNNNNNNNNNNNNNNNNNNNNNNNNNNNNNNNNNNNNNNNNNNNNNNNNNNNNNNNNNNNNNNNNNNNNNNNNNNNNNNNNNNNNNNNNNNNNNNNNNNNNNNNNNNNNNNNNNNNNNNNNNNNNNNNNNNNNNNNNNNNNNNNNNNNNNNNNNNNNNNNNNNNNNNNNNNNNNNNNNNNNNNNNNNNNNNNNNNNNNNNNNNNNNNNNNNNNNNNNNNNNNNNNNNNNNNNNNNNNNNNNNNNNNNNNNNNNNNNNNNNNNNNNNNNNNNNNNNNNNNNNNNNNNNNNNNNNNNNNNNNNNNNNNNNNNNNNNNNNNNNNNNNNNNNNNNNNNNNNNNNNNNNNNNNNNNNNNNNNNNNNNNNNNNNNNNNNNNNNNNNNNNNNNNNNNNNNNNNNNNNNNNNNNNNNNNNNNNNNNNNNNNNNNNNNNNNNNNNNNNNNNNNNNNNNNNNNNNNNNNNNNNNNNNNNNNNNNNNNNNNNNNNNNNNNNNNNNNNNNNNNNNNNNNNNNNNNNNNNNNNNNNNNNNNNNNNNNNNNNNNNNNNNNNNNNNNNNNNNNNNNNNNNNNNNNNNNNNNNNNNNNNNNNNNNNNNNNNNNNNNNNNNNNNNNNNNNNNNNNNNNNNNNNNNNNNNNNNNNNNNNNNNNNNNNNNNNNNNNNNNNNNNNNNNNNNNNNNNNNNNNNNNNNNNNNNNNNNNNNNNNNNNNNNNNNNNNNNNNNNNNNNNNNNNNNNNNNNNNNNNNNNNNNNNNNNNNNNNNNNNNNNNNNNNNNNNNNNNNNNNNNNNNNNNNNNNNNNNNNNNNNNNNNNNNNNNNNNNNNNNNNNNNNNNNNNNNNNNNNNNNNNNNNNNNNNNNNNNNNNNNNNNNNNNNNNNNNNNNNNNNNNNNNNNNNNNNNNNNNNNNNNNNNNNNNNNNNNNNNNNNNNNNNNNNNNNNNNNNNNNNNNNNNNNNNNNNNNNNNNNNNNNNNNNNNNNNNNNNNNNNNNNNNNNNNNNNNNNNNNNNNNNNNNNNNNNNNNNNNNNNNNNNNNNNNNNNNNNNNNNNNNNNNNNNNNNNNNNNNNNNNNNNNNNNNNNNNNNNNNNNNNNNNNNNNNNNNNNNNNNNNNNNNNNNNNNNNNNNNNNNNNNNNNNNNNNNNNNNNNNNNNNNNNNNNNNNNNNNNNNNNNNNNNNNNNNNNNNNNNNNNNNNNNNNNNNNNNNNNNNNNNNNNNNNNNNNNNNNNNNNNNNNNNNNNNNNNNNNNNNNNNNNNNNNNNNNNNNNNNNNNNNNNNNNNNNNNNNNNNNNNNNNNNNNNNNNNNNNNNNNNNNNNNNNNNNNNNNNNNNNNNNNNNNNNNNNNNNNNNNNNNNNNNNNNNNNNNNNNNNNNNNNNNNNNNNNNNNNNNNNNNNNNNNNNNNNNNNNNNNNNNNNNNNNNNNNNNNNNNNNNNNNNNNNNNNNNNNNNNNNNNNNNNNNNNNNNNNNNNNNNNNNNNNNNNNNNNNNNNNNNNNNNNNNNNNNNNNNNNNNNNNNNNNNNNNNNNNNNNNNNNNNNNNNNNNNNNNNNNNNNNNNNNNNNNNNNNNNNNNNNNNNNNNNNNNNNNNNNNNNNNNNNNNNNNNNNNNNNNNNNNNNNNNNNNNNNNNNNNNNNNNNNNNNNNNNNNNNNNNNNNNNNNNNNNNNNNNNNNNNNNNNNNNNNNNNNNNNNNNNNNNNNNNNNNNNNNNNNNNNNNNNNNNNNNNNNNNNNNNNNNNNNNNNNNNNNNNNNNNNNNNNNNNNNNNNNNNNNNNNNNNNNNNNNNNNNNNNNNNNNNNNNNNNNNNNNNNNNNNNNNNNNNNNNNNNNNNNNNNNNNNNNNNNNNNNNNNNNNNNNNNNNNNNNN
Proteins encoded:
- the LOC107851193 gene encoding uncharacterized protein LOC107851193 isoform X2 yields the protein MDSEIELGRSLRRLKILLSDYQLRAGTVANYIRGSIWKNLVVDAKARGCYFDVTDNNRLNQAILNTTIELDKLKTLLRTDSPIFESAQWKVIFSEDFAKSIARIKDAEISKEVISLLVKLSSGWHKSEKNSKFSNKNRISSVLLERLQRMKDGVREMRQWCHLMIQEEETSHEENRIVMPSDAASEPVSPMDARRSRDDNDPNDIL
- the LOC107851193 gene encoding uncharacterized protein LOC107851193 isoform X1; its protein translation is MKLCFEELMRVRVLRDTYLYFFYHVGRSLRRLKILLSDYQLRAGTVANYIRGSIWKNLVVDAKARGCYFDVTDNNRLNQAILNTTIELDKLKTLLRTDSPIFESAQWKVIFSEDFAKSIARIKDAEISKEVISLLVKLSSGWHKSEKNSKFSNKNRISSVLLERLQRMKDGVREMRQWCHLMIQEEETSHEENRIVMPSDAASEPVSPMDARRSRDDNDPNDIL
- the LOC107851193 gene encoding uncharacterized protein LOC107851193 isoform X5, which encodes MKLCFEELMRVRVLRDTYLYFFYHVGRSLRRLKILLSDYQLRAGTVANYIRGSIWKNLVVDAKARGCYFDVTDNNRLNQAILNTTIELDKLKTLLRTDSPIFESAQWKRLQRMKDGVREMRQWCHLMIQEEETSHEENRIVMPSDAASEPVSPMDARRSRDDNDPNDIL
- the LOC107851193 gene encoding uncharacterized protein LOC107851193 isoform X6; its protein translation is MDSEIELGRSLRRLKILLSDYQLRAGTVANYIRGSIWKNLVVDAKARGCYFDVTDNNRLNQAILNTTIELDKLKTLLRTDSPIFESAQWKRLQRMKDGVREMRQWCHLMIQEEETSHEENRIVMPSDAASEPVSPMDARRSRDDNDPNDIL
- the LOC107851193 gene encoding uncharacterized protein LOC107851193 isoform X3 — translated: MKLCFEELMRVRVLRDTYLYFFYHVGRSLRRLKILLSDYQLRAGTVANYIRLNQAILNTTIELDKLKTLLRTDSPIFESAQWKVIFSEDFAKSIARIKDAEISKEVISLLVKLSSGWHKSEKNSKFSNKNRISSVLLERLQRMKDGVREMRQWCHLMIQEEETSHEENRIVMPSDAASEPVSPMDARRSRDDNDPNDIL
- the LOC107851193 gene encoding uncharacterized protein LOC107851193 isoform X4; its protein translation is MDSEIELGRSLRRLKILLSDYQLRAGTVANYIRLNQAILNTTIELDKLKTLLRTDSPIFESAQWKVIFSEDFAKSIARIKDAEISKEVISLLVKLSSGWHKSEKNSKFSNKNRISSVLLERLQRMKDGVREMRQWCHLMIQEEETSHEENRIVMPSDAASEPVSPMDARRSRDDNDPNDIL